CACGTAGATCGATCTGCCGAACAGGCGGTGAACGTGGCCTTCCCGGCATCCGATAGCCTCTGCCGACATGCCGCCCGGGAGCCACCGGCGCGGGCGCCCCCACCACGTACAGCACTGGCGCGGACGCGTCGGTATCCAGGGAGTGAATTCGGTTGTCGACCGCCATCCTCACCGGTCAGCCGGTCCCCGGATCGTCGATCGAGGGCGATCTGCGGTCCCTCGGCTTCGACGTGCGGGTCGCGGCCGACGCCGCCGAGGCCGAGACCCTGCTCGCCGGGGTGCCGGGCGAGGAGCGGGTGGCCCTGGTCGACGCCCGGTTCGTGGGCCATGTGCACGCGCTGCGCCTGGGTCTCACCGACCCCCGCTTCCCGCTCGCCGCCATCCCGGGCGCCGTCACCGCACAGCCGGCCGGCCGCCAGGCCCTGACCCGGGCGATGGCCCGCGAGAACTCCGCGGGCGGCGGCACCACCCTCGTCGACAGCCTCGCCGACCGCATCCTCACCGCGCTGGACGCCGACGGCGCCGACGTGCACCGCCCCGAACTGGGCAGCCTCGTCGCCACCGTCCCCGCCGACCCGCAGGCCCGCAACGAGGCACGGCAGGCGGTGACGACCGTCGACGACGAGGCCGTACGCCTGAAGTCGGCCATGAAGTCCCGTGACGGCTTCTTCACCACCTACTGCATCAGCCCGTACTCCCGTTACATCGCCCGCTGGTGCGCCCGCCGCGGCCTGACCCCGAACCAGGTCACCACCGCCTCGCTGATCACCGCCCTCATAGCGGCGGGCTGCGCGGCCACCGGTACCCGCGGCGGCTTCATCGCGGCCGGCGTCCTGCTGATCGCGTCCTTCGTGCTGGACTGCACCGACGGCCAGCTCGCCCGCTACTCCCTGCAGTACTCCACGCTCGGCGCCTGGCTCGACGCCACCTTCGACCGGGCCAAGGAGTACGCCTACTACGCCGGTCTCGCCCTGGGCGCCGCGCGCGGCGGAGACGACGTCTGGGCCCTCGCCCTGGGCGCCATGGTCCTGCAGACCTGCCGGCACGTCGTGGACTTCTCCTTCAACGAGGCCAACCACGACGCCACCGCCAACACCAGCCCCACCGCCGCCCTCTCCGGCAAGCTCGACAGCGTCGGCTGGACGGTCTGGGTGCGCCGCATGATCGTCCTGCCGATCGGCGAGCGCTGGGCGATGATCGCCGTCCTCACGGCGGTGACGACTCCCCGTATCACCTTCTACGCGCTGCTCATCGGGTGCGCCTTCGCGGCGACGTACACCACGGCGGGCCGCGTGCTGCGCTCCCTGACCCGCAAGGCCAGGCGGACCGACCGGGCGGCCGGGGCGCTCGCCGACCTCGCGGACAGCGGCCCGCTCGCACAGGGCTTCGCGGAGGCGTTCAAGAACCCCGCCCGCAGGCTGCCGGGCTTCGCGACCCCCGCCGTCGCCCTCCTCGGCGGTGCCGCCGTCGTCGCCGTGGCCGCGCTCACCGGCTTCGGCGGGCCCTGGCCGATCGTCGCCGCCCTCGCGTACGCCCTGACCTCCGGCCTGGCCGTCGCCCGCCCCCTCAAGGGCGCCCTCGACTGGCTGGTCCCGCCGTTCCTCCGCGCCGCCGAATACGGCACGGTCCTCATCCTGGCGGCCGAAGCGGACGTGAACGGAGCCCTTCCTGCGGCTTTCGGGCTGGTGTCCGCGGTCGCCTACCATCACTACGACACGGTGTACCGCATCCGCGGCAACGCCGGAGCGTCCCCGGCCTGGCTGGTGCGTTCCATAGGGGGGCACGAAGGACGGACGCTGCTCGTCACGGTCCTCGCAGCGCTGCTCACCGCCTCGCAGTTCAAGGTCGCGCTCACGGCTCTCGCCGTGGCCCTGGCCCTGGTGGTGCTCGTCGAGAGCATCCGCTTCTGGGTGTCCGCAGGGGCGCCCGCCGTACACGATGAAGGAGAACCCGCATGATCGGCCTCGTGCTGGCGGCCGGCGCCGGACGGCGTCTGCGCCCCTACACCGACAGCCTTCCCAAGGCTCTGGTGCCGGTGGGCCCCGCGGGCATAGAAGGCGAACCAACGGTTCTCGACCTGACCCTCGCCAACTTCGCCGAGGTCGGCCTCACCGAGACCGCGATCATCGTCGGCTACCGCAAGGAGGCCGTGTACGCGCGCAAGGAAGCGCTGGAGAAGAAGTACGGCCTCAAGCTCACCCTCATCGACAACGACAA
The genomic region above belongs to Streptomyces coeruleorubidus and contains:
- a CDS encoding DUF5941 domain-containing protein: MSTAILTGQPVPGSSIEGDLRSLGFDVRVAADAAEAETLLAGVPGEERVALVDARFVGHVHALRLGLTDPRFPLAAIPGAVTAQPAGRQALTRAMARENSAGGGTTLVDSLADRILTALDADGADVHRPELGSLVATVPADPQARNEARQAVTTVDDEAVRLKSAMKSRDGFFTTYCISPYSRYIARWCARRGLTPNQVTTASLITALIAAGCAATGTRGGFIAAGVLLIASFVLDCTDGQLARYSLQYSTLGAWLDATFDRAKEYAYYAGLALGAARGGDDVWALALGAMVLQTCRHVVDFSFNEANHDATANTSPTAALSGKLDSVGWTVWVRRMIVLPIGERWAMIAVLTAVTTPRITFYALLIGCAFAATYTTAGRVLRSLTRKARRTDRAAGALADLADSGPLAQGFAEAFKNPARRLPGFATPAVALLGGAAVVAVAALTGFGGPWPIVAALAYALTSGLAVARPLKGALDWLVPPFLRAAEYGTVLILAAEADVNGALPAAFGLVSAVAYHHYDTVYRIRGNAGASPAWLVRSIGGHEGRTLLVTVLAALLTASQFKVALTALAVALALVVLVESIRFWVSAGAPAVHDEGEPA